The Iamia majanohamensis genome window below encodes:
- a CDS encoding dienelactone hydrolase family protein, producing the protein MAAPAVDLDGFTRTDLTHDGATRTVYRAGEGPGVVVLAELPGITPDVLAFARRVVDLGCSVAVPQLFGVPGQDPARGGPRTMALDAARSIVPACVSREFTVLATGRTSPVMDWLRALGRDLHERCGGPGIGVVGMCFTGGFALGMLADAPVLAPVLSQPSLPFGTTAKAKADLGLSPEDLEAALDTCAARDLEVLGLRFTGDPLSPPERFATLRRLLGDRFVGVEIDSSPGNPWGHRKGAHSVLTLDLVDEEGQPTRDALDRVLELFRTRLLGA; encoded by the coding sequence ATGGCCGCCCCCGCAGTCGACCTCGACGGGTTCACCCGGACCGACCTCACCCACGACGGCGCCACCCGCACCGTGTACCGCGCCGGCGAGGGACCCGGGGTCGTGGTGCTGGCCGAGCTGCCCGGCATCACCCCCGACGTCCTCGCCTTCGCCCGCCGGGTGGTCGACCTGGGCTGCTCGGTGGCGGTCCCCCAGCTCTTCGGCGTGCCCGGCCAGGACCCGGCCCGCGGCGGGCCCCGCACCATGGCCCTCGACGCCGCTCGCAGCATCGTGCCGGCCTGCGTGTCGCGGGAGTTCACCGTCCTCGCCACCGGGCGCACCTCGCCGGTGATGGACTGGCTGCGGGCGCTCGGGCGCGACCTCCACGAGCGGTGCGGCGGCCCCGGCATCGGCGTGGTCGGCATGTGCTTCACCGGCGGCTTCGCCCTCGGCATGCTGGCCGACGCCCCGGTGCTGGCCCCGGTCCTGTCCCAGCCCTCCCTCCCGTTCGGCACCACCGCCAAGGCAAAGGCCGACCTGGGCCTCTCGCCCGAGGACCTCGAGGCCGCCCTCGACACCTGCGCGGCCCGGGACCTGGAGGTGCTGGGCCTCCGCTTCACCGGCGACCCGCTGTCGCCGCCCGAGCGCTTCGCCACCCTCCGCCGCCTCCTCGGCGACCGCTTCGTCGGCGTGGAGATCGACTCCTCGCCCGGCAACCCGTGGGGGCACCGCAAGGGCGCCCACTCCGTGCTCACCCTCGACCTCGTCGACGAGGAGGGCCAGCCGACCCGCGACGCCCTCGACCGCGTGCTCGAGCTGTTCCGCACCCGGCTGCTGGGCGCCTGA